From Paraburkholderia sabiae, a single genomic window includes:
- a CDS encoding VOC family protein: MSQPQSNTDAAEPRFEGLSAVTLATHDMERAVAFYLALGFPLSYGGPFESFTSFEFGGTYLNLILDTRGPVLWWGRVIVHVSDVDAVYQKALAAGYRPEAPPADASWGERYFHVCDPDGHEISIAKRL, encoded by the coding sequence ATGAGTCAGCCTCAATCAAACACCGATGCCGCCGAACCGCGATTCGAAGGACTGAGTGCCGTCACGCTTGCAACGCATGATATGGAGCGGGCCGTCGCGTTCTATCTGGCGCTGGGATTTCCGCTGTCGTACGGCGGACCGTTCGAGTCGTTCACGTCGTTCGAATTCGGCGGCACCTATCTGAATCTGATCTTGGACACGAGAGGGCCCGTGCTCTGGTGGGGACGCGTGATCGTGCACGTGTCCGACGTAGACGCCGTCTATCAGAAAGCGCTGGCAGCGGGATACAGACCAGAAGCGCCGCCCGCCGACGCGTCATGGGGCGAGCGCTACTTTCATGTCTGCGACCCTGACGGGCACGAGATCAGCATTGCAAAGAGGCTTTAA
- the ggt gene encoding gamma-glutamyltransferase — protein MNDRLGRHVLKLIDKAKFSATALAVVGLFTTSAGFLESAPAYAKAPSAQQPVLNASAVAVADKYSADAAEQIFKEGGNAVDAAVAIAFTLAVTYPEAGNIGGGGFMTLYVNGKPYFIDYRERAPQAATRNMYLDDQGNVIKGKSLYGYYAAGVPGTVAGMWEAQHRFGKLKWKQVLAPAIKYARDGFEVDAQLAKRREDAEKDFAGKTNFDTYFGNLKEGVNFKQPDLAAVLTRIANQGAREFYNGKTADLIASAMKGHGLITKRDLQDYRAVWRQPVQADWNGYRVITAPPPSSGGIGLVQLLKMKADLKSDFTNVDLNSPQYIHLISEIEKRVFADRAQYLGDPDFYKVPVAQLTDDAYIAKRASEVNPSAPSDTKSVVAGLGMSMPEKAETTHFSVVDKWGNAVSNTYTINGYFGSGVVAEGTGIVLNDEMDDFASKPGVPNMFGVVGSDANSIEPKKRPLSSMTPTILTKDGKVSLVIGTPGGSRIFTSIFQVINNVYDFNMPLKDAVGAMRFHHQLLPPNTIFWEPYAPIDGELAKQVEAKGYKLKAQDFNGDIQAIKIDGESPNAVSDPRGRGVTRVIP, from the coding sequence ATGAATGATCGTCTTGGGAGACACGTGTTGAAACTAATCGATAAAGCAAAGTTCTCTGCAACGGCACTCGCCGTTGTTGGGCTCTTCACCACTTCGGCGGGTTTTCTCGAATCCGCACCCGCTTACGCTAAAGCGCCTTCTGCACAGCAACCGGTACTCAACGCATCGGCCGTCGCTGTTGCTGACAAGTACAGCGCCGATGCCGCAGAACAGATCTTCAAGGAAGGCGGCAATGCCGTCGATGCCGCTGTCGCCATTGCGTTCACGCTGGCCGTCACCTATCCGGAAGCAGGCAATATCGGCGGCGGCGGTTTCATGACGCTGTATGTGAACGGCAAGCCGTATTTCATCGACTATCGCGAGCGCGCGCCGCAGGCGGCGACGCGCAACATGTACCTCGACGATCAGGGTAACGTGATCAAGGGTAAGAGCCTGTACGGCTATTACGCGGCAGGCGTGCCGGGCACGGTTGCGGGTATGTGGGAAGCACAGCATCGCTTCGGCAAGCTGAAATGGAAGCAGGTTCTCGCGCCCGCCATCAAGTACGCGCGCGACGGTTTCGAAGTCGATGCGCAACTCGCCAAGCGACGCGAAGATGCCGAGAAGGACTTTGCGGGCAAGACGAACTTCGACACCTATTTCGGCAATCTGAAAGAGGGCGTCAATTTCAAGCAGCCGGATCTCGCCGCTGTATTGACGCGTATCGCGAATCAGGGCGCACGCGAGTTCTATAACGGCAAGACAGCGGATCTGATTGCGTCGGCGATGAAAGGGCATGGCCTCATCACGAAGCGCGATCTGCAGGATTACAGGGCAGTGTGGCGTCAACCCGTTCAGGCCGACTGGAACGGCTATCGCGTGATCACTGCGCCGCCCCCGAGTTCGGGTGGTATCGGCCTCGTGCAGTTGCTAAAGATGAAAGCGGACCTGAAGAGCGACTTCACCAACGTCGATCTCAACTCGCCGCAGTACATTCACCTCATTTCGGAAATCGAAAAGCGCGTCTTTGCGGATCGCGCGCAATACCTCGGCGACCCGGACTTCTATAAGGTCCCCGTCGCGCAACTGACGGACGATGCCTACATCGCAAAGCGTGCTTCGGAAGTGAATCCGTCCGCACCGTCGGATACGAAGAGCGTGGTGGCAGGTCTCGGCATGTCGATGCCGGAAAAAGCGGAGACGACGCATTTTTCAGTGGTCGACAAATGGGGCAATGCCGTGTCGAACACGTACACCATCAATGGCTATTTCGGTTCGGGCGTGGTGGCGGAAGGCACGGGTATCGTGCTGAACGACGAGATGGACGACTTTGCATCGAAACCCGGCGTGCCAAACATGTTCGGTGTGGTGGGCAGCGACGCGAATTCGATCGAGCCGAAGAAGCGCCCGTTGTCGTCGATGACGCCGACCATTCTGACGAAAGACGGCAAGGTGTCGCTGGTGATCGGCACGCCGGGCGGATCGCGCATCTTCACGTCGATCTTCCAGGTGATCAACAACGTGTATGACTTCAACATGCCGTTGAAGGACGCCGTGGGCGCAATGCGTTTCCACCATCAACTGTTGCCGCCGAACACGATTTTCTGGGAGCCGTATGCGCCTATCGACGGCGAGCTTGCGAAACAGGTCGAAGCAAAGGGCTATAAGCTGAAGGCCCAGGACTTCAATGGCGACATTCAGGCGATCAAGATCGACGGCGAATCGCCGAACGCAGTATCGGATCCGCGCGGACGCGGTGTGACGCGAGTGATACCCTGA
- a CDS encoding Lrp/AsnC family transcriptional regulator yields MKLDRYDLAILRILARDGRITKSRLAEEVNLSISPAWERVRRLEESGVIRGYRTDVDWTKAFSGSRIVVEVTLARHTAQDMRRFEERVSGASEVTQCYATGGGVDYVLHVVARDIDHYQRFIDGLLTDELGIEKYFTYVVTKVVKGVPEGVPEWEE; encoded by the coding sequence ATGAAACTCGATCGCTACGATCTCGCTATTCTTCGCATCCTCGCGCGGGACGGACGTATTACGAAGTCGCGTCTTGCCGAGGAGGTGAATCTATCTATTTCGCCTGCTTGGGAGCGTGTGCGGCGGCTGGAAGAGAGTGGCGTGATTCGTGGTTATCGGACGGATGTTGATTGGACGAAGGCTTTTTCTGGTAGCCGCATTGTGGTTGAGGTCACGCTCGCGAGGCATACCGCGCAGGATATGCGGAGGTTTGAAGAGCGCGTATCGGGTGCTTCTGAAGTGACGCAGTGTTATGCCACCGGTGGTGGGGTTGATTACGTGTTGCACGTGGTGGCGCGGGATATTGATCACTATCAGCGGTTTATTGATGGGCTGCTTACCGATGAGCTCGGGATTGAAAAGTATTTCACTTATGTGGTGACTAAAGTGGTTAAGGGTGTGCCTGAGGGTGTGCCTGAGTGGGAGGAGTGA
- a CDS encoding aspartate aminotransferase family protein has product MTQLDQLFSADRAHFMHPSTHAHDHASGALPGRIVTGANGIRIEDHQGKSFIDAFAGLYCVNIGYGRTEVADAIYEQAKKLAYYHTYVGHSTDTIIELSSRIIDWAPKGMKKVYYGLSGSDANETQIKIVWYYNNVKGRPNKKKIISRQRGYHGSGIVTGSLTGLPSFHQHFDLPIDRVKHTVCPHWYRQAPAGMNEAQFVDYCVEELEKLIAKEGADTIAAFIGEPVMGTGGILPPPAGYWPAIQKVLKKHDILLISDEVVCGFGRLGSKMGAQHFGIEPDLITVAKGLTSAYAPLSAVIVGEKVWDVIEKGSQEHGPMGHGWTYSGHPVCAAAALANLDILERENLTQNAADVGGYLLQRLHAAFDSHPLVGEVRGAGMLAALEFMANKDERRPFDAALKVGPRVSAAALQRGLIARAMPHGDILGFAPPLVTTRDEVDEIVKLAKAAVDEVASQVLKESTTA; this is encoded by the coding sequence ATGACCCAGCTCGATCAACTGTTTAGCGCGGACCGCGCGCATTTCATGCACCCGTCGACGCATGCTCACGATCACGCGAGCGGCGCATTGCCCGGCCGCATCGTGACGGGCGCGAATGGCATCCGCATCGAAGATCATCAAGGCAAGTCGTTCATCGACGCATTCGCAGGCCTCTACTGCGTGAACATCGGCTACGGCCGCACGGAAGTCGCCGATGCAATCTATGAACAGGCGAAGAAGCTCGCGTATTACCACACGTACGTCGGGCATTCGACGGATACGATCATCGAATTGTCGTCGCGCATCATCGACTGGGCGCCGAAGGGCATGAAGAAGGTGTACTACGGCCTGTCCGGTTCCGATGCAAACGAAACCCAGATCAAGATCGTCTGGTACTACAACAATGTGAAGGGCCGCCCGAACAAGAAGAAGATCATTTCGCGCCAGCGCGGCTATCACGGCTCGGGCATCGTCACAGGTAGTCTGACGGGATTGCCGAGCTTCCATCAGCACTTCGATCTGCCGATCGATCGCGTCAAGCATACGGTGTGTCCGCACTGGTATCGTCAGGCGCCTGCCGGCATGAACGAAGCGCAATTCGTCGACTATTGCGTCGAAGAACTCGAGAAGCTGATTGCCAAAGAAGGCGCGGATACGATTGCTGCTTTCATCGGCGAACCGGTAATGGGCACGGGCGGCATCCTGCCGCCGCCGGCCGGTTACTGGCCCGCGATCCAGAAGGTGCTGAAGAAGCACGACATTCTGCTGATCAGCGATGAAGTCGTGTGCGGCTTTGGTCGTCTCGGCTCGAAGATGGGCGCGCAGCACTTCGGCATCGAACCGGACCTCATCACGGTCGCAAAGGGTTTGACGAGTGCCTATGCGCCGCTGTCCGCTGTGATCGTCGGCGAAAAGGTTTGGGATGTGATCGAAAAGGGTTCGCAGGAACATGGTCCGATGGGGCACGGCTGGACGTATTCCGGGCACCCCGTATGCGCTGCTGCAGCGCTCGCCAATCTCGACATCCTGGAGCGCGAGAACCTCACGCAGAATGCGGCCGATGTCGGCGGCTATCTGCTGCAGCGTTTGCATGCCGCGTTCGACTCGCATCCGCTCGTCGGCGAAGTGCGCGGCGCGGGCATGCTGGCAGCGCTCGAATTCATGGCCAACAAGGACGAGCGTCGTCCGTTCGATGCGGCGCTGAAGGTGGGCCCACGGGTGTCGGCGGCTGCATTGCAGCGCGGCTTGATTGCGCGAGCCATGCCGCACGGCGATATCCTCGGTTTTGCGCCGCCGCTTGTGACGACGCGCGACGAAGTCGATGAGATCGTCAAGCTGGCCAAGGCAGCCGTGGATGAGGTGGCCTCGCAAGTGCTCAAGGAATCCACCACTGCTTGA
- the ppk2 gene encoding polyphosphate kinase 2, with amino-acid sequence MKESEQELDAAASLAARQRRFEEDLVDAYDEELEMEVDDRILDGSEGFSPEAREVRKHYFRELFRLQGELVKLQDWIVKTGHRLVVIFEGRDAAGKGGAIKRITQRLNPRVCRVAALPAPNNRERTQWYFQRYVSHLPAGGEMVLFDRSWYNRAGVERVMGFCTDDEYEEFFRSVPEFEKMLVRSGVQIIKYWFSITDEEQEIRFQARIQDPLKQWKLSPMDLESRRRWEMYTQAKEVMLQRSHIPEAPWWVVQAVDKKRARLNCIGHLLSQVPYHEIEHPSIVLPERVFHEEYIRHPVPDSMIVPDAY; translated from the coding sequence ATGAAGGAATCCGAGCAGGAACTTGACGCCGCAGCATCGCTTGCCGCACGGCAGCGCCGTTTCGAAGAGGATCTCGTCGACGCATACGACGAGGAACTCGAAATGGAGGTCGACGACCGTATCCTCGACGGCTCAGAAGGCTTCTCGCCTGAAGCGCGCGAAGTGCGCAAGCACTATTTCCGCGAGCTGTTCCGTCTGCAAGGCGAACTCGTCAAGCTGCAGGACTGGATCGTCAAGACGGGGCATCGCCTCGTCGTGATCTTCGAAGGCCGCGACGCGGCCGGCAAAGGCGGTGCAATCAAGCGCATCACGCAACGTCTGAATCCCCGCGTATGCCGCGTTGCAGCGCTGCCCGCGCCGAACAACCGCGAACGCACGCAATGGTATTTCCAGCGCTATGTGAGCCATTTGCCCGCAGGCGGCGAAATGGTGCTGTTCGATCGCAGCTGGTACAACCGCGCAGGCGTCGAACGCGTGATGGGTTTCTGCACGGACGACGAATACGAAGAGTTCTTCCGCTCGGTGCCGGAGTTCGAAAAGATGCTCGTGCGCAGCGGCGTGCAGATCATCAAGTACTGGTTTTCGATCACCGACGAAGAGCAGGAAATCCGTTTCCAGGCGCGTATTCAGGATCCCCTCAAGCAATGGAAGCTGAGCCCGATGGATCTGGAAAGCCGTCGCCGCTGGGAGATGTACACGCAGGCGAAAGAGGTGATGCTTCAGCGTTCGCACATTCCCGAAGCGCCGTGGTGGGTCGTGCAGGCTGTCGACAAGAAGCGCGCGCGCCTGAACTGCATTGGCCATCTGTTGAGCCAGGTGCCGTATCACGAGATCGAGCATCCGTCGATCGTATTGCCGGAACGTGTCTTCCACGAAGAGTACATCCGTCACCCTGTGCCGGATTCGATGATCGTGCCCGACGCCTATTGA
- a CDS encoding NAD-dependent succinate-semialdehyde dehydrogenase produces the protein MLLGHPVLFKSLCYINGRWIHSDTASTVAVQNPADQEVIGHVPMLEQRQITEAVTAAQAAFESWRWVPIAKRAALLLRWHELVLRHQNDLAGILALEQGKPLAEAQGEIAYGASFIEWFAHEGKRLNGRTIPTHIDGAHLGTMMEPVGVAALITPWNFPNAMITRKAAAALAAGCTVIVKPAHETPFSALALAQLAEEAGLPPGVFNVVLGEPQMTMETLVRDPRTRTVSFTGSTRVGGLVMQAAAQSGIKKTALELGGNAPFIVTEDADLDQAVRVAVAAKFQTSGQDCCAANRILVARPVYDTFVERYAQAVRALKVGSAFEPGSEVGPLMHQAAFDSTLQRVEDARAKGARILVGGTPHARGGWFFEPTVVADAAKGMRIYDEENFAPISAVSPFDTLEEAISRANDTEHGLAAYLCAKDLNVVFQVIRQLEFAMVSVNGAKFTGAPIPFGGMKASGLGREGGLEGFEPFVETRYFCLGQLGLPVADAVASAHRPIAA, from the coding sequence ATGTTGCTAGGTCATCCGGTCCTATTCAAGTCGCTGTGTTACATAAACGGCCGCTGGATCCACAGCGATACCGCCTCGACGGTAGCGGTGCAGAACCCTGCAGATCAGGAAGTCATCGGCCACGTCCCGATGCTTGAACAGCGACAGATCACAGAAGCAGTCACAGCCGCGCAAGCAGCATTCGAGTCTTGGCGCTGGGTTCCCATAGCAAAACGTGCAGCGTTACTGCTCCGCTGGCACGAACTCGTGCTGCGCCACCAGAACGATCTCGCAGGGATCCTCGCCCTCGAGCAAGGCAAGCCGCTCGCCGAAGCACAAGGCGAAATCGCCTACGGCGCCAGCTTCATCGAATGGTTTGCGCACGAAGGCAAGCGGTTGAATGGCCGCACCATTCCGACGCACATCGATGGCGCGCATCTCGGCACGATGATGGAACCCGTCGGCGTCGCCGCTTTGATCACGCCGTGGAATTTCCCTAACGCGATGATCACGCGGAAAGCAGCCGCCGCGCTGGCGGCAGGTTGCACCGTCATTGTGAAGCCCGCGCATGAAACGCCGTTCTCCGCGCTCGCACTCGCGCAACTCGCAGAAGAAGCGGGTCTCCCGCCCGGCGTGTTCAATGTCGTGCTCGGCGAGCCACAAATGACGATGGAAACGCTTGTCCGCGATCCGCGTACGCGTACCGTGAGCTTCACGGGTTCGACCCGTGTCGGTGGACTCGTCATGCAAGCCGCTGCACAAAGCGGCATCAAGAAAACAGCGCTGGAACTCGGCGGCAATGCGCCGTTCATCGTGACGGAAGATGCCGATCTCGACCAGGCAGTACGCGTCGCTGTCGCCGCGAAGTTTCAGACTTCCGGGCAGGATTGCTGCGCCGCGAATCGGATTCTCGTCGCGCGTCCCGTCTACGACACGTTCGTCGAACGCTATGCGCAAGCCGTGCGCGCGTTGAAAGTCGGCTCGGCATTCGAACCCGGCAGCGAAGTCGGTCCGCTGATGCATCAGGCCGCATTCGATTCGACGCTGCAACGCGTCGAGGATGCTCGCGCGAAAGGCGCGCGCATTCTCGTGGGTGGAACGCCGCATGCGCGCGGTGGATGGTTCTTCGAGCCGACTGTCGTCGCGGACGCAGCAAAAGGCATGCGCATCTATGACGAAGAGAACTTTGCGCCCATTTCGGCCGTGTCGCCGTTCGACACGCTGGAAGAAGCGATCTCGCGCGCCAACGACACGGAGCATGGTCTCGCCGCTTATCTCTGCGCGAAAGATCTGAACGTCGTCTTTCAGGTGATTCGCCAGCTGGAGTTCGCGATGGTCTCCGTGAACGGCGCCAAGTTCACGGGTGCGCCCATTCCATTCGGCGGCATGAAGGCGTCAGGTCTGGGCCGAGAAGGCGGACTCGAAGGCTTCGAGCCCTTCGTCGAAACGCGTTACTTCTGCCTCGGTCAGCTGGGCTTGCCCGTCGCCGATGCTGTTGCTTCTGCTCACCGGCCCATCGCCGCGTGA
- the doeB gene encoding N(2)-acetyl-L-2,4-diaminobutanoate deacetylase DoeB, translating to MRASPISATVDFNADGEQHGFLKLPYSHDASAWGAVMIPITVIRNGDGPTALLTGGNHGDEYEGPIVLSKLASTLKTSDVKGRVIIVPFMNYPAFRAGSRTSPIDRGNLNRAFPGKPDGTVTEKIADYFQRYLLPLADYVLDLHAGGRTLDFVPFAAVHVLSDANQQARCEAAMRAFGAPYSMRMLELDSVGLFDTAVEEAGKVFVSTELGGGGTATVESVAVAERGVRGFLANSGVLTVRDDLSAESRTTVLLDMPDGSCYTTSEHDGLLELCKDLGDNVEAGEVIARVHDMSRTGMQPIEYRAKRSGLLAARHFPGLVHIGDTVAVVADIVERGIPVVASAVKH from the coding sequence ATGCGGGCTTCACCCATTTCAGCCACGGTCGATTTCAATGCCGACGGCGAACAGCACGGCTTTTTGAAGCTGCCGTATTCGCACGACGCCTCTGCATGGGGCGCGGTGATGATCCCCATCACGGTGATCCGCAACGGTGACGGGCCGACTGCGCTATTGACGGGCGGCAATCACGGCGACGAATACGAAGGACCGATCGTACTGTCGAAACTTGCATCGACGTTGAAGACAAGCGACGTGAAGGGGCGCGTGATTATCGTGCCGTTCATGAACTATCCGGCGTTTCGCGCGGGCAGCCGCACGTCGCCGATCGATCGGGGCAATCTCAATCGCGCGTTTCCGGGCAAGCCTGACGGTACGGTCACGGAGAAGATCGCCGATTATTTTCAGCGCTATCTGTTGCCGCTCGCGGACTATGTGCTCGATCTGCACGCGGGCGGCCGCACGCTCGACTTCGTGCCGTTCGCTGCCGTTCACGTGTTGAGCGATGCAAACCAGCAGGCGCGTTGCGAAGCTGCGATGCGCGCATTCGGCGCGCCGTATTCGATGCGGATGCTCGAACTGGATAGCGTCGGCTTGTTCGACACGGCTGTCGAAGAGGCGGGCAAGGTGTTCGTATCGACGGAACTGGGCGGCGGCGGTACGGCGACTGTGGAGAGCGTCGCTGTGGCTGAACGCGGCGTGCGTGGATTTCTCGCGAATTCGGGCGTGCTGACGGTGCGTGACGACTTGAGTGCTGAGTCGCGCACGACGGTCTTGCTCGATATGCCTGACGGCAGCTGTTATACGACGAGCGAGCACGATGGTCTGCTTGAGCTATGTAAGGACCTGGGCGACAACGTCGAAGCGGGCGAGGTTATTGCGCGTGTGCATGACATGTCGCGCACGGGCATGCAGCCGATCGAGTACCGCGCGAAACGCAGTGGATTGCTCGCGGCGCGGCATTTTCCGGGGCTCGTGCATATCGGCGATACGGTGGCTGTGGTGGCCGATATCGTCGAGCGGGGCATCCCCGTTGTGGCGAGTGCGGTGAAGCACTAG